A genomic region of Deltaproteobacteria bacterium contains the following coding sequences:
- a CDS encoding ABC transporter permease, with product MLSAVTYVGKAAINTSKAWQDYFSLAWKIVQKLFQRKSYSSTAVMVLINQIYFTAIQILPLFLTVSIIIGFLLIGIFVQILQALGLAEYLGRIIMGFVVTELAPFLTVLLLALRSSSAMNAEIATMKVNKELHTLEVFHIDIISYLFVPRVISGVVSVVLLSGIFSIVVLATGFISSNLIFDMSLDAYANLLLNSAEVSDILILLIKCSTFGFFITLIPIRSGLNASDDLTSIPVAVLNGMVKVFIAIIVIEVLTLTARSM from the coding sequence ATGCTCTCGGCTGTTACGTACGTAGGCAAAGCCGCTATCAATACATCTAAAGCCTGGCAGGATTATTTTTCCCTGGCCTGGAAAATAGTGCAGAAACTATTTCAGAGAAAATCCTATAGCAGCACCGCGGTGATGGTGTTGATCAACCAGATATATTTTACAGCCATCCAGATTTTACCGTTATTTCTAACCGTTTCGATCATCATCGGCTTTTTGCTCATCGGCATTTTTGTGCAAATTCTTCAGGCGCTGGGCTTGGCCGAATATCTGGGCCGCATAATTATGGGCTTTGTGGTTACGGAATTAGCGCCTTTTCTTACGGTTCTTTTGCTGGCCCTGCGTTCCAGTTCAGCTATGAATGCTGAAATCGCCACCATGAAGGTCAATAAAGAGCTGCATACCCTGGAGGTATTTCATATTGACATCATCAGTTATCTATTTGTCCCCCGGGTTATCAGTGGCGTTGTCTCGGTGGTCTTATTGAGCGGCATATTTTCCATCGTTGTTTTGGCAACGGGATTTATCTCTTCCAATCTGATCTTCGATATGAGTCTGGACGCCTACGCAAATCTTTTGTTAAATTCTGCAGAGGTTTCTGATATACTCATTCTGCTGATAAAATGTTCTACCTTCGGATTTTTTATCACGTTGATTCCGATTCGCTCCGGGCTGAACGCCTCCGATGACCTGACGAGCATTCCGGTAGCCGTACTCAACGGCATGGTCAAGGTTTTTATTGCCATAATTGTAATTGAGGTGCTGACATTAACCGCAAGATCCATGTGA
- a CDS encoding DUF2232 domain-containing protein — translation MEIKRSGFFDAGFFRDLAIASLIFFFVSLTPVLGAIFIIFIPLPILYYYLKGSRVKGVAILATSLSGSLVVLTTINAYANVLLIIMLAAAGIMISECRKRNLSLEKTISYSVAAIFCLGAMFVLHQSYYFRTAPWQLVETYIQKQILYSIKVYAGLNIATEQINMIKENITEVVSSITLILPSLFLVTVTFIVWVNLLAGRVLFRKLELSGMDFGDLSSWKAPDKMVWYLIAAGAMVLLSDERTAFIGWNMLLVILSVYLLAGLAIVSFFLRKSPLPTSFRYLFYFLIFAQQIATLLVVAAGLIDLWADFRKLNKPMQDSVV, via the coding sequence TTGGAAATAAAGAGGAGTGGTTTTTTTGATGCTGGTTTTTTCAGGGATTTAGCCATTGCCTCCCTGATTTTTTTCTTTGTTTCACTGACACCCGTTTTGGGGGCCATCTTCATTATCTTCATTCCCCTGCCGATTCTTTACTATTACTTAAAGGGCAGCCGCGTAAAAGGCGTCGCTATATTGGCGACGTCTCTTAGCGGCTCCCTTGTTGTTCTTACGACCATCAATGCCTATGCCAACGTGCTTTTAATCATCATGCTGGCGGCAGCGGGAATAATGATCTCCGAGTGCCGGAAACGAAATCTTTCCCTCGAAAAGACGATCTCATACTCAGTGGCGGCGATCTTCTGCCTGGGGGCAATGTTTGTCCTTCATCAGTCTTATTACTTTCGCACAGCGCCTTGGCAGTTGGTGGAAACATACATTCAAAAGCAAATATTATACAGCATCAAAGTTTACGCCGGTCTAAATATCGCCACCGAGCAGATCAACATGATCAAGGAGAACATCACGGAGGTAGTGAGTTCCATAACCTTGATATTACCCTCACTTTTTCTCGTGACGGTAACCTTTATAGTCTGGGTTAATCTGTTGGCAGGAAGGGTCCTGTTTAGGAAATTGGAATTGTCCGGCATGGATTTCGGCGACTTAAGCTCCTGGAAGGCGCCGGATAAAATGGTCTGGTATTTGATCGCCGCCGGTGCTATGGTTCTGCTGTCCGACGAACGGACGGCCTTTATCGGCTGGAACATGTTGCTGGTTATTTTGTCAGTCTATCTGCTGGCAGGCCTGGCGATCGTCAGCTTTTTTCTTAGAAAAAGCCCGCTCCCCACCAGCTTTAGATACCTGTTTTATTTTCTCATCTTCGCCCAGCAAATTGCCACCCTGCTGGTCGTGGCGGCAGGCCTTATTGATCTCTGGGCTGACTTTCGCAAACTGAACAAACCGATGCAAGATTCAGTCGTTTAG
- a CDS encoding (Fe-S)-binding protein, whose product MAERSPSGNFHPQDAPGYESILQCMRCGFCLAVCPTYALTNRERSSPRGRAALARAVAEGRLEFTPAVRDESFFCLDCKACSTACPSGVRVGTIMEFCRSQAQVFHPPSLPAGMLRDFILKRMLPSPALMEGSLLPVRLYQRLGLQWAVHRLGISRFLPATLVKMEGILPKLTPPLRLEIPEMIPAQGKKRGRVGFFLGCAMSLVFPEVSRQTARILSQQGFDVVTPREVKCCGAPHLAEGDRETARSLARINIDLFLSLDVAFIVTDCAGCGCALKEYEELLEGRDDQERVGRFRAKIRDISEFLVEVGIRTEELRPVPLSVTYHEPCHLVHGQGLSGPPRQVIRTIPGIELREMKESNWCCGMAGSFALKELETSRQLLERKLAHVQATGADTLVTANPGCHLQLAWGVRELGMKQPVLHLVELLGRSLPA is encoded by the coding sequence ATGGCTGAGCGCTCTCCCTCGGGCAACTTTCATCCGCAGGACGCCCCGGGTTACGAATCCATCCTCCAGTGCATGCGCTGCGGCTTCTGCCTCGCGGTTTGCCCCACCTATGCGCTGACAAACCGGGAAAGATCGAGCCCCCGGGGCCGGGCGGCCCTTGCCCGCGCCGTCGCCGAGGGGAGGCTGGAATTCACCCCCGCCGTCCGGGACGAATCGTTTTTCTGCTTAGACTGCAAGGCCTGCTCCACCGCCTGCCCGTCCGGGGTCCGCGTCGGAACGATCATGGAGTTCTGCCGCAGCCAGGCACAGGTTTTCCACCCCCCTTCTCTCCCCGCCGGAATGCTGCGGGATTTCATCCTGAAACGGATGCTCCCCTCGCCCGCGCTGATGGAGGGCTCCCTGCTACCCGTCCGCCTCTACCAGCGGCTCGGCCTCCAGTGGGCGGTCCACCGTCTCGGCATCAGCCGGTTCCTGCCTGCCACGCTCGTCAAAATGGAAGGGATTCTCCCCAAACTGACCCCTCCGCTGCGCCTGGAGATTCCCGAGATGATCCCCGCCCAGGGGAAAAAGCGGGGCCGCGTCGGCTTCTTCCTCGGCTGCGCGATGAGTCTGGTCTTCCCGGAGGTGTCCCGCCAGACGGCCCGTATCCTCTCCCAGCAGGGTTTCGATGTCGTTACGCCGAGGGAGGTAAAGTGCTGCGGGGCGCCCCATTTGGCCGAAGGGGACCGTGAAACAGCCAGGAGCCTTGCCCGGATCAACATTGACCTTTTCCTCTCCCTGGACGTCGCTTTTATCGTGACCGACTGCGCCGGCTGTGGCTGTGCGCTCAAGGAATACGAGGAGCTGCTGGAAGGGCGGGACGATCAGGAACGAGTCGGCCGTTTCCGGGCGAAAATCCGCGATATCTCAGAATTTCTTGTGGAGGTCGGCATCCGGACCGAGGAACTCCGGCCGGTACCGCTTAGCGTCACCTATCACGAGCCCTGTCACCTCGTGCACGGCCAGGGTCTTTCCGGCCCGCCGCGTCAGGTCATTCGGACGATTCCCGGGATCGAACTGCGAGAGATGAAGGAATCCAACTGGTGCTGCGGCATGGCAGGCTCCTTCGCCCTGAAGGAACTGGAGACCAGCCGCCAATTACTGGAACGGAAACTCGCCCATGTCCAGGCCACCGGCGCCGACACCCTCGTGACGGCCAACCCGGGCTGCCATCTCCAGCTTGCCTGGGGTGTCCGCGAACTCGGCATGAAACAACCAGTCCTGCATCTTGTGGAGCTCCTGGGACGCTCCCTCCCCGCATGA
- a CDS encoding MlaD family protein — translation MIQKIELKVGLFLIITSVMIAASIGYVAYKKDFFAKIHTFTLAAKSGEDLTEGMPVVFSGFKIGTVHALELSNDGSVLIKIKIPERHVKWIRTDSTFIVNKPLIGSARIVVVTDNLQSSILSSTQVPEVTNVSDINETIKQARPLLDKVNRIAGNVEIITATVAAPQGSVQKMLAHVEQLTGNLAQKKSLVEMAIGNQESLDALYASIKKTKDITAQVEGILQKADKMAAKTDAMLYGDEGTLPVVNKSLQDVLAKLQKLDTTVDNINKLSTDAAASTSDLKGLREQIDATVFSLNELVKEIEQKIPFKKAPEIKLP, via the coding sequence ATGATACAGAAGATTGAACTGAAAGTAGGGCTCTTCCTGATTATTACCAGCGTCATGATTGCGGCCTCGATTGGCTATGTAGCTTATAAAAAAGACTTTTTTGCCAAGATACATACCTTCACGCTGGCGGCCAAATCCGGGGAAGACTTGACGGAAGGGATGCCGGTGGTGTTTTCCGGTTTTAAAATCGGCACGGTGCATGCGCTGGAACTGAGCAATGACGGCAGTGTGCTGATAAAAATCAAGATACCGGAACGTCACGTAAAGTGGATTAGAACGGATAGCACCTTCATCGTCAACAAACCGCTGATCGGGTCAGCGCGCATAGTGGTCGTAACGGATAATCTGCAAAGCTCCATCCTGTCGTCCACTCAGGTTCCGGAAGTTACCAACGTCAGCGATATCAATGAAACGATTAAACAAGCCCGCCCCCTGCTCGACAAGGTCAACAGAATCGCGGGCAATGTTGAAATCATCACGGCCACCGTCGCTGCTCCGCAGGGCAGTGTCCAGAAGATGCTGGCTCATGTGGAACAACTGACGGGCAATCTGGCGCAAAAGAAGTCGCTCGTGGAGATGGCCATCGGCAACCAGGAGAGCCTGGATGCCCTCTACGCGTCCATCAAGAAAACCAAGGATATCACCGCGCAGGTGGAGGGCATTCTGCAAAAAGCAGACAAGATGGCGGCAAAAACTGATGCGATGCTTTACGGTGACGAGGGAACGCTGCCTGTGGTCAACAAGTCGCTCCAGGACGTCCTGGCTAAATTGCAGAAGCTGGACACGACCGTGGATAACATCAATAAACTCAGTACTGATGCCGCCGCTTCCACCTCGGACCTGAAAGGATTGCGGGAGCAGATTGACGCCACCGTCTTCTCCCTGAATGAACTGGTCAAGGAAATAGAGCAAAAAATCCCCTTCAAGAAAGCCCCGGAGATCAAGTTGCCATGA
- a CDS encoding MFS transporter, translating to MDQKNHPPAALAWLVWGLGAAFYFTGFYHRVAPAVMTDSLMADFHIGAAGLGNFTAFYFYSYFLMQVPTGILADYWGPRKLLAAGSLVAAAGSILFASATSIIPANMGRLLIGGAVGVAYVAILRLATRWFEPRFYATLGGLTLFCGVSGAVSAGVPLHFLVTRFGWRPVMFFAAAVLLLIGAAIWLIIRDDPAERGYRSFAVPESEVLFSLTGLKSDLVMVFGYRNTWLLSLVGCGLTGSVLTFAGLWGVPFLTTHYGIPVAASSAITSTLLICFAVGAIMLASLSDRIGLRKPILFIGSVLALFCWIPILFFPGLSLWLLVVMVILVGLACGSVTTGFAFAKESVPSRFAGTVSGVYNMGSMLGVMILQPAIGWILDLSWQGTIAGGVRIYSLAAYRSGFVLIVIISILSVLAISFTVETHCRQEGIGAAKAHR from the coding sequence ATGGATCAAAAAAACCATCCGCCCGCTGCACTCGCCTGGCTTGTCTGGGGCCTTGGTGCAGCCTTCTACTTCACTGGTTTTTACCATCGCGTCGCCCCCGCCGTCATGACCGATTCGCTGATGGCCGATTTCCATATCGGCGCTGCCGGACTTGGCAACTTCACGGCCTTTTATTTCTACAGCTATTTCCTCATGCAGGTCCCCACGGGCATTCTTGCCGACTACTGGGGGCCCCGGAAACTACTTGCCGCCGGGTCGCTGGTGGCCGCTGCCGGAAGCATTCTATTTGCCTCGGCCACGTCTATTATCCCGGCGAATATGGGGCGGCTTCTCATCGGTGGAGCGGTCGGGGTTGCCTATGTCGCCATCCTTCGCCTGGCAACACGCTGGTTCGAACCTCGTTTTTACGCCACGTTGGGAGGGCTGACCCTTTTCTGCGGCGTCAGCGGCGCCGTATCCGCCGGTGTACCACTGCATTTTCTGGTTACCCGCTTCGGCTGGCGGCCGGTGATGTTCTTTGCGGCGGCCGTCCTCCTTCTCATCGGGGCTGCGATTTGGCTGATCATCCGGGATGATCCGGCGGAACGGGGATACAGAAGCTTCGCTGTCCCTGAGTCGGAGGTATTATTTTCACTGACCGGGCTCAAAAGCGATCTGGTGATGGTGTTTGGCTACCGTAACACCTGGCTGCTTTCGCTGGTCGGTTGCGGCCTGACGGGATCGGTCCTCACCTTTGCCGGGCTTTGGGGAGTTCCGTTTTTAACGACCCATTACGGGATACCCGTTGCGGCAAGCTCCGCCATTACCTCGACATTGCTCATCTGCTTCGCCGTTGGAGCTATCATGCTGGCCAGCCTGTCCGACCGGATTGGCCTGCGCAAACCCATCCTGTTTATCGGTTCAGTCCTGGCATTGTTCTGCTGGATTCCGATTCTCTTCTTTCCCGGCCTTTCCCTCTGGCTACTGGTTGTCATGGTCATTCTCGTCGGTCTGGCGTGCGGTTCCGTGACCACCGGCTTCGCCTTTGCGAAGGAGTCTGTTCCGTCCCGGTTTGCCGGCACGGTCAGCGGCGTGTATAACATGGGTTCGATGCTGGGGGTCATGATCCTCCAACCGGCCATCGGCTGGATTCTGGATCTCTCCTGGCAGGGAACGATAGCCGGCGGCGTTCGGATCTACTCCTTGGCCGCCTACCGATCGGGTTTTGTGCTGATCGTCATCATCTCGATCTTGTCAGTCCTGGCGATCAGCTTCACCGTCGAGACCCACTGCCGTCAGGAGGGGATCGGGGCAGCAAAGGCACACCGCTAA
- a CDS encoding HD domain-containing protein, whose protein sequence is MKKNMPNLYELIDMNNPATIMAEVSNIALTINPQVDFKPLDGVYQDVLRLFAGSFPGYQGCKTAYHDIFHTMDVLLASVRLVHGAATTGAAFSVDDINHLILAALMHDTGYIQRQSESGGTGAQFTAVHVERSIEFVSSYFRNHAQIKVDLEAMAQILHCTGLNTNIEAIAFRSEQTRLLGFILGTGDLLGQMSDRYYVEKLPILYQEFQEGGIPGFASDVDLMRGTPGFYAMSKQRFTDVLGGVNRFMKNHFRARWDINDDLYTLSIERNLAFLQSFVGVPDCKTKPKRTCRLPDGNTHSS, encoded by the coding sequence ATGAAGAAAAATATGCCTAATCTTTACGAATTGATTGATATGAATAACCCGGCTACCATCATGGCAGAGGTCAGCAACATTGCCCTGACGATCAATCCCCAGGTTGACTTCAAACCTCTCGACGGCGTCTATCAGGATGTTCTGCGGTTGTTTGCCGGCAGCTTTCCCGGCTATCAGGGCTGCAAGACCGCCTACCATGATATTTTTCATACCATGGACGTTTTACTGGCCTCCGTAAGATTGGTCCATGGCGCCGCGACGACCGGCGCCGCTTTCAGCGTTGATGATATCAACCATCTTATCCTGGCCGCCCTGATGCATGATACGGGCTATATTCAGCGGCAGAGCGAGTCCGGCGGCACGGGCGCCCAGTTTACGGCCGTCCATGTTGAGCGCAGCATTGAATTTGTATCATCCTATTTCCGGAACCATGCACAGATCAAGGTTGATTTGGAGGCGATGGCCCAGATTCTCCACTGTACGGGCCTGAACACGAATATCGAAGCTATTGCCTTCCGATCGGAGCAAACGCGCCTGCTCGGTTTTATTCTGGGCACGGGCGATCTGCTGGGGCAGATGTCGGACCGCTACTACGTCGAAAAGCTGCCGATTTTGTACCAAGAATTTCAGGAAGGCGGCATTCCGGGCTTTGCTTCGGACGTTGACCTCATGCGGGGAACACCGGGTTTCTATGCTATGTCCAAACAGCGGTTCACCGATGTGCTGGGCGGCGTTAATCGCTTCATGAAAAATCACTTTCGCGCCCGCTGGGATATCAACGATGACCTTTATACATTATCAATAGAAAGAAATCTTGCATTTCTGCAATCCTTTGTCGGCGTCCCGGATTGCAAAACGAAGCCTAAAAGAACATGTCGTCTTCCGGACGGTAACACCCACTCATCCTGA
- a CDS encoding FAD-binding protein — protein sequence MNKTVIDHLRQKVGAGNVYHEREDLLVYGYDATPEIAGFPDVAVFPENREGLQAALEVSRCEGLAVTPRGAATGLSGGSTPCRGGMVLGLTRMNRILELDEENLTLTAEAGVITVDLFNAAAAKGLFYPPDPGSQNVSTLGGNVAENAGGLRGLKYGVTRNYVMALSGFLYDGTEFHAGNKCVKDVAGYSLRDLLVGSEGTLGIITEVTVRLINPPQDKRTLLAYFRDIRTAGEAVSKIIAARITPATLEIMDKTTINCVEDYAGIGLPREMGALLLIEVDGHPAVVAEEAEGVRKILEEVRADVIRQAANAEEAAQLAAARRTALSAVARVSPTTILEDATVPRSRLAETFAEIERLKEKYGIRVATFGHAGDGNLHPTAVTDERNREEVARVHAFFSDLYEKVLSMGGTVSGEHGIGIAKKGYLLRQFGEGGIGVMRRIKHAFDPDGRLNPGKIFLDAEVPGGTNG from the coding sequence CTGAACAAAACCGTCATTGATCACCTCCGGCAGAAGGTCGGCGCCGGAAACGTTTACCACGAAAGAGAGGATCTCCTCGTTTACGGCTATGACGCCACACCGGAAATCGCGGGGTTTCCCGACGTGGCGGTCTTTCCGGAAAACCGGGAGGGATTGCAGGCCGCCCTGGAGGTGAGCCGCTGTGAGGGTCTTGCCGTTACCCCCCGCGGCGCCGCAACCGGCCTCTCCGGAGGCAGCACTCCTTGCCGGGGAGGCATGGTCCTCGGCCTCACGCGGATGAACCGGATCCTGGAGCTCGATGAGGAGAATCTGACCTTGACCGCCGAAGCGGGCGTCATCACGGTTGATCTCTTCAATGCCGCTGCGGCCAAGGGTCTCTTCTACCCGCCCGACCCCGGTTCGCAGAACGTATCAACGCTCGGCGGCAACGTTGCGGAGAACGCAGGCGGCCTCCGGGGCCTCAAATACGGCGTTACCCGAAACTACGTGATGGCCCTTTCCGGCTTCCTCTACGACGGCACTGAATTTCACGCCGGCAACAAATGCGTCAAGGATGTGGCCGGCTACTCACTGCGCGACCTGCTGGTCGGCAGCGAGGGGACACTTGGCATTATCACGGAGGTGACTGTCCGTCTGATCAACCCGCCGCAGGACAAGCGGACGCTGCTCGCCTACTTCCGGGATATCCGGACCGCCGGCGAGGCAGTTTCCAAAATCATCGCCGCGCGAATCACCCCCGCAACCCTTGAAATCATGGACAAGACGACGATCAATTGCGTGGAGGACTACGCCGGAATCGGCCTCCCGCGCGAGATGGGGGCGCTCCTGCTGATCGAGGTGGACGGCCACCCCGCGGTCGTCGCCGAAGAGGCGGAAGGGGTGCGGAAAATTCTCGAGGAGGTCCGGGCGGACGTGATCCGCCAGGCCGCAAACGCCGAGGAGGCCGCCCAGCTCGCCGCCGCGCGGCGGACTGCCCTTTCTGCCGTGGCCCGCGTTTCCCCGACCACCATCCTCGAAGATGCCACCGTGCCGCGGAGCCGCCTCGCCGAGACCTTCGCCGAGATCGAACGGCTCAAGGAGAAATACGGCATCCGCGTCGCCACCTTCGGTCATGCCGGCGACGGCAACCTTCACCCCACAGCGGTGACCGACGAGCGGAACCGGGAGGAGGTTGCCCGGGTCCACGCCTTCTTCTCCGATCTTTACGAAAAGGTGCTTTCCATGGGGGGCACCGTATCAGGTGAGCACGGGATCGGCATCGCCAAGAAGGGCTACCTGCTGCGCCAGTTCGGTGAGGGGGGCATCGGCGTTATGCGCCGGATCAAGCACGCCTTCGATCCGGACGGCCGCCTCAATCCGGGGAAGATATTCCTTGATGCAGAAGTCCCGGGAGGAACAAATGGCTGA
- a CDS encoding cupin domain-containing protein, producing MLAKGNIRSTIPEQIPDEITEILAASSAVKIERIISRGHCSVEGFWYDQDYNEWVLLLQGKAALSFEGETAAVELTAGDYINIPAHVRHRVAWTVEDAETIWLAVKY from the coding sequence ATGCTGGCAAAAGGCAATATCCGGTCAACCATACCAGAGCAAATCCCCGATGAAATCACGGAGATCCTGGCCGCATCGTCGGCGGTCAAGATCGAACGGATCATTTCACGAGGACACTGCTCGGTCGAGGGATTCTGGTATGATCAGGATTACAACGAGTGGGTGCTGCTCCTGCAAGGCAAGGCAGCCCTGTCTTTTGAAGGAGAAACCGCTGCCGTGGAACTGACCGCCGGCGATTACATAAACATACCGGCCCATGTCCGGCACCGGGTGGCATGGACGGTGGAGGATGCAGAGACCATCTGGCTGGCGGTAAAATACTGA
- the dnaB gene encoding replicative DNA helicase produces MRDMDASPHKVPPQNAEAEQSILGGILLDNQALNNVLEVLVANDFYSESHRRIFTAIIELSDKNEPTDLITLTNILKNKKQLDGVGGAAYLASLVDNVPSAANVAYYAKIVKEKAILRQLIGTATGILKNSYDSGMDVDDVLDEAEHSIFEISENKIRPSFYLLKNIIKDTFKTIENLYEKKNLITGVPTGFARLDDLTSGLQKSELIIVAGRPSMGKTAFALNLARHAAVEMGLPVAVFSLEMSKEQLALRMLAADAKVDSQRLRRGLVGETDWPKLTTAAGRLSEAPIFIDDTPAITVLEMKAKARRLKAENGLEMVVLDYLQLMRASGRRDSREQEISEISRSLKALAKELNVPVIALSQLNRKVEDRTNRRPQMADLRESGAIEQDADVIAFIYRDEVYNKSEDNPEKGIAEIIIGKQRNGPVGTVKLAFLEQYTSFEQLARSDDGITYS; encoded by the coding sequence ATGAGAGACATGGACGCCTCCCCGCATAAAGTGCCGCCCCAGAATGCCGAAGCCGAGCAGTCCATTTTGGGCGGCATCCTGCTTGACAACCAGGCGTTAAACAACGTCCTGGAAGTTCTCGTAGCCAATGACTTTTATAGTGAATCCCACCGCCGTATTTTTACGGCCATCATCGAACTGTCCGACAAGAACGAGCCGACCGATCTCATTACCCTGACTAATATCCTGAAGAATAAAAAGCAGCTCGATGGCGTGGGGGGCGCCGCCTATCTGGCATCCCTGGTGGACAACGTCCCTTCCGCGGCCAACGTTGCCTACTACGCCAAGATTGTGAAAGAGAAGGCCATTCTCCGGCAACTGATCGGCACGGCGACCGGCATCCTGAAAAACAGCTATGACAGCGGCATGGACGTTGATGATGTTTTGGACGAGGCGGAGCACTCCATTTTCGAGATTTCCGAAAATAAAATCAGACCGTCTTTTTATCTCTTGAAGAATATTATTAAAGATACCTTCAAAACTATTGAAAATCTTTACGAAAAAAAGAACCTGATCACGGGAGTTCCCACGGGGTTTGCAAGACTCGACGACCTGACCTCGGGCCTGCAAAAATCCGAGCTGATCATCGTTGCGGGCCGTCCCAGCATGGGAAAGACGGCCTTCGCCCTTAATCTGGCCCGTCATGCCGCTGTAGAGATGGGATTGCCCGTCGCCGTATTTTCCCTGGAAATGTCTAAAGAGCAGTTGGCCCTGCGCATGCTGGCCGCAGACGCCAAAGTGGACTCCCAGCGCCTGCGGCGGGGATTAGTGGGAGAAACCGATTGGCCCAAGCTGACGACGGCGGCAGGAAGGCTCTCGGAAGCGCCCATCTTTATTGACGACACGCCGGCCATCACGGTGCTCGAAATGAAGGCCAAGGCCCGAAGGCTGAAAGCGGAAAACGGGCTGGAAATGGTAGTCCTCGATTATCTCCAGCTCATGCGAGCCAGCGGCCGCAGGGATTCCCGGGAGCAGGAAATATCAGAAATCAGCCGTTCCTTAAAAGCCTTGGCCAAGGAGTTAAACGTTCCGGTCATCGCCCTTTCCCAGCTCAACCGGAAGGTAGAAGACCGCACCAACCGCCGGCCGCAAATGGCAGACCTGCGGGAATCGGGCGCGATAGAGCAGGACGCGGACGTTATTGCCTTCATCTACCGGGACGAGGTTTATAATAAATCAGAAGATAATCCCGAAAAGGGCATCGCCGAGATCATTATCGGCAAGCAGAGAAACGGCCCTGTGGGAACCGTCAAACTGGCCTTCCTGGAGCAATACACATCATTTGAACAACTGGCCCGATCGGACGACGGCATCACCTACTCGTAA
- the rplI gene encoding 50S ribosomal protein L9 translates to MNVILKENIVSLGKAGDTVKVSDGYARNYLVPQGLAIEANTRNLKTMEHNKQHILQVAAKERKKAEDIAQKLAGITCTIARRVGEQDKLFGSVGTKDIEKALQEAGIEIEKKNIMLDEPLKSLGEFPVRIKLPAGASAELKVNIVAEQ, encoded by the coding sequence ATGAACGTGATTTTAAAGGAAAATATTGTATCGTTGGGAAAAGCGGGAGATACGGTGAAGGTATCGGATGGTTATGCCCGGAATTATCTGGTCCCGCAGGGGCTCGCGATCGAGGCCAACACCAGAAACCTGAAGACCATGGAACACAATAAGCAGCATATTCTTCAAGTGGCGGCCAAAGAACGCAAAAAGGCCGAGGACATCGCGCAGAAATTGGCCGGTATTACCTGCACCATTGCCAGACGGGTGGGCGAGCAGGACAAGTTGTTCGGCTCCGTGGGAACCAAGGACATCGAGAAGGCCCTTCAGGAAGCCGGTATTGAAATTGAAAAGAAAAACATTATGCTGGATGAACCGCTGAAGTCCCTGGGGGAATTTCCCGTCCGAATCAAGCTGCCCGCCGGTGCGTCTGCAGAATTGAAGGTGAACATCGTAGCCGAACAATAA
- a CDS encoding flavodoxin family protein, translated as MKVIGIVGSPRKNGNTELLTAHTLKAIAEEGLDTELISLSGLDIKGCTACMACSKQELCSIDDDFFPVYLKMKEADGIILASPVYYGSATALIKALIERAGYISRYNGEPFKGKVGGPLVVARRAGHNFTIAQLTFWFQILGLVVPGSTYWNVAFGREKGEVLNDEEGMKTAWTFGKNMALVVKKLHG; from the coding sequence ATGAAAGTTATTGGAATTGTTGGCAGTCCTCGTAAGAATGGCAACACCGAGCTATTGACTGCCCATACGCTCAAAGCAATCGCGGAGGAAGGTTTGGATACTGAACTCATCTCCTTGTCCGGTCTGGACATAAAAGGCTGCACCGCCTGCATGGCCTGCAGTAAGCAAGAACTCTGTTCTATTGATGATGATTTCTTTCCCGTTTACCTCAAGATGAAGGAGGCTGATGGTATAATTCTGGCCTCTCCGGTGTACTATGGCTCAGCTACGGCTCTTATAAAAGCGCTCATTGAACGAGCAGGCTACATCTCACGCTATAATGGCGAGCCATTCAAGGGCAAGGTAGGAGGCCCTTTAGTGGTGGCGCGCAGGGCGGGCCATAACTTCACCATAGCCCAACTGACATTTTGGTTCCAGATTCTGGGCCTCGTGGTGCCAGGTTCAACATATTGGAATGTGGCCTTTGGTCGTGAGAAGGGCGAGGTATTAAATGACGAAGAGGGCATGAAAACAGCCTGGACCTTCGGCAAGAATATGGCTTTAGTGGTGAAAAAGCTTCATGGTTAA
- the rpsR gene encoding 30S ribosomal protein S18, with amino-acid sequence MAVPERSSREQRPQKKFFHKRKFCKFCNDSTLKIEYKQPGFLKDFLTERGKIMPRRITGSCAKHQRALTVAIKKARMIALLPYVTAEGSR; translated from the coding sequence ATGGCGGTACCGGAAAGAAGCTCCAGAGAGCAGCGACCACAGAAAAAGTTTTTCCATAAAAGGAAATTTTGCAAATTTTGCAATGACTCAACCTTGAAAATAGAATACAAGCAGCCGGGATTCCTGAAGGATTTTCTCACGGAACGTGGCAAAATCATGCCCCGGCGGATTACGGGCAGTTGTGCAAAACATCAGCGGGCATTGACCGTGGCTATTAAAAAGGCGCGGATGATTGCCCTGCTGCCCTATGTCACTGCCGAGGGCAGCAGATAG